Proteins encoded within one genomic window of Streptomyces sp. NBC_01237:
- a CDS encoding MFS transporter produces the protein MSTAPTLGRAPVAPRHLPLLVLSAAAGLDAGSVAVLNSALPSLGAEFGTSAQSLSWAVTGYALAFAGLLLCGGAMADRFRRRRVLVAGLLMLVAGAVLALLAPAFWLVAAGRVVQGAGAAVTMPAATALVTELYPEGAARSRALGVYASAQAGCYGAGLVLGGVITDALGWRWVFVLQAAAAAVTAAAAVRCLPTGTVERARRPDPVGAGALMAAIVLLVLGADLAARPGDGMFLVAFGSAAVAGTVWWRRGRTRSADAVLLDRALLRLDGVRTAALMGAAFYFCVSGALFLLPLHLQQVRGMSAAASGLAVLPVSIAVTGAALVSGRLIPRFGARPVLVAGLLLTAGGVLLWCLAGARSTYWWPVFAGLVLTGIGQGLSFPAISVTGLRGVPEAAHGTASAVTVTALQIGSAVGPTVLAAVAATAGHGTPTLPGHHLAYAVAAGVVLLLGLPTAARIKR, from the coding sequence ATGTCCACCGCCCCCACACTCGGCCGCGCGCCGGTGGCGCCGAGGCACCTGCCCCTTCTCGTCCTGAGCGCCGCCGCCGGGCTCGACGCCGGGAGCGTCGCCGTACTCAACAGCGCCCTGCCCTCACTGGGCGCCGAATTCGGCACCTCGGCGCAGAGCCTGTCCTGGGCGGTGACCGGTTACGCGCTCGCGTTCGCCGGGCTGCTGCTCTGCGGCGGAGCCATGGCCGACCGCTTCCGACGGCGCCGGGTGCTGGTCGCCGGCCTGCTGATGCTGGTCGCCGGAGCCGTCCTCGCCCTCCTCGCCCCGGCCTTCTGGCTGGTGGCCGCGGGCCGCGTGGTGCAGGGTGCGGGCGCGGCGGTCACCATGCCCGCCGCCACCGCCCTGGTCACCGAGCTGTACCCGGAGGGCGCCGCCCGGTCGAGAGCGCTCGGTGTCTACGCGTCGGCGCAGGCGGGCTGCTACGGAGCCGGGCTCGTACTCGGCGGGGTGATCACCGACGCGCTGGGCTGGCGCTGGGTGTTCGTCCTTCAGGCGGCTGCCGCCGCGGTCACCGCCGCGGCAGCCGTGCGGTGTCTGCCCACCGGAACGGTGGAACGGGCACGCCGCCCCGACCCGGTCGGCGCCGGCGCCCTCATGGCGGCGATCGTCCTGCTCGTCCTGGGCGCCGACCTGGCGGCCCGGCCGGGTGACGGCATGTTCCTCGTCGCGTTCGGATCCGCGGCGGTGGCGGGGACCGTGTGGTGGCGGCGCGGCCGCACCCGGTCCGCCGACGCGGTGCTCCTCGACCGGGCGCTGCTGCGCCTGGACGGCGTCCGGACCGCCGCGCTCATGGGGGCGGCCTTCTACTTCTGTGTGAGCGGTGCGCTGTTCCTGCTGCCGCTCCACCTCCAGCAGGTGCGCGGCATGTCCGCCGCCGCCTCCGGCCTCGCCGTGCTGCCGGTCAGTATCGCCGTGACCGGCGCGGCGCTGGTGTCCGGCCGGCTGATCCCCCGCTTCGGCGCCCGCCCCGTCCTCGTCGCGGGGCTGCTGCTGACCGCGGGCGGAGTGCTGCTGTGGTGCCTGGCCGGGGCCCGGTCCACCTACTGGTGGCCGGTCTTCGCCGGGCTCGTCCTCACCGGTATCGGGCAGGGGCTGTCCTTCCCCGCGATCAGCGTCACCGGTCTGAGAGGAGTTCCGGAAGCGGCCCACGGCACCGCGTCGGCGGTGACGGTCACCGCTCTGCAGATCGGCAGCGCCGTGGGCCCGACCGTGCTGGCAGCCGTGGCCGCCACCGCCGGGCACGGCACCCCCACACTCCCGGGTCACCATCTCGCGTACGCCGTGGCCGCGGGTGTCGTCCTGCTGCTCGGCCTGCCGACGGCCGCCCGGATCAAGCGATAG
- a CDS encoding helix-turn-helix domain-containing protein yields MRRPSASPLPELAHFLRSRRARLTPESVGLPRSGARRLPGLRRSEVAALAGISPEYYTRLEQGRQRHPSAEVLDSLASALRLDADARRHLHRLTLRASRRGESGGDAAGDPLRVPAATLRLLRTTAVWPAYVVSPVRDVLAWNDAAARLITDFAALPVPHRNLAWFAYADPYSRELFVDWHAVARGNAHRLRDALAADPHQVRGNHLVAELAARSPEFAAAWEDHDVRGPGTGHKVLDHPVAGRLRLDYTVYVLPGAQALELVVMTAPEDSPSYRALLAGVAAGPG; encoded by the coding sequence GTGCGCCGGCCTTCCGCGTCGCCGCTGCCCGAGCTGGCGCACTTCCTGCGGTCGCGGCGGGCCCGGCTGACGCCGGAAAGCGTGGGCCTGCCGCGTTCCGGGGCGCGCAGGCTGCCCGGTCTGCGCCGGTCCGAGGTCGCGGCGCTGGCCGGGATCAGCCCCGAGTACTACACCCGGCTGGAACAGGGGCGCCAGCGTCACCCTTCGGCGGAGGTCCTGGATTCCCTGGCCTCGGCGCTGCGCCTGGACGCCGACGCCCGACGCCATCTGCACCGGCTCACCCTCCGCGCGTCGCGGCGAGGCGAAAGCGGGGGCGACGCGGCCGGGGACCCCCTCCGCGTCCCGGCGGCGACACTGCGCCTGCTGCGGACCACCGCGGTGTGGCCCGCCTATGTCGTCAGTCCGGTGCGTGACGTGCTGGCCTGGAACGACGCGGCGGCCCGGCTGATCACCGACTTCGCCGCGCTGCCCGTCCCGCACCGCAACCTCGCCTGGTTCGCCTACGCCGACCCGTACTCCCGGGAGCTCTTCGTGGACTGGCACGCCGTGGCCCGCGGCAATGCGCACCGGCTGCGCGACGCGCTGGCCGCCGATCCCCACCAGGTGCGGGGCAACCATCTGGTGGCCGAACTGGCCGCACGCAGCCCGGAGTTCGCCGCAGCCTGGGAGGATCACGACGTGCGCGGCCCGGGCACCGGCCACAAGGTTCTCGACCACCCGGTGGCGGGGCGCCTGCGGCTCGACTACACGGTGTACGTGCTCCCCGGTGCGCAGGCGCTCGAACTGGTCGTCATGACGGCCCCGGAGGACTCGCCCTCCTACCGGGCACTGTTGGCCGGTGTGGCGGCCGGACCGGGCTGA
- a CDS encoding iron-containing redox enzyme family protein, with protein sequence MTPVVATGVVPHLDPALPVPRGPLSAAVVSALATGPANPPEPLPAHDVERIDPYGEDLTLALHTCYELHYRGFAGVDPLWEWDPELLRFRAVLERVFLSALRSDTGGGDDVTGALDALLVEPVPGDGVSHFLRDSAGWGQVREYFAHRSVYHLKEADPHAWVIPRLQGQAKASLVAVEFDEFGGGRAENAHSQMFADLLAGAGLSAAYLHYADDVPAPALAIVNLMSMFGLHRRLRGALVGHFAAAEISTAPSAQRIAQALDRLGADPACVLFFTEHIEADAVHEQVLRRDVIGDLLRREPELAGDVVFGIAATELLEGRLAAHLLTAWRTGTTSLRRPLPEHSVGG encoded by the coding sequence ATGACCCCCGTCGTTGCCACCGGAGTTGTGCCTCACCTCGACCCCGCGTTACCCGTTCCCCGCGGTCCGCTGTCGGCAGCGGTGGTCAGCGCGCTGGCGACGGGCCCCGCGAATCCGCCGGAGCCGCTTCCGGCGCACGACGTGGAGCGGATCGATCCGTACGGCGAGGATCTGACGCTGGCTCTCCACACCTGCTACGAGCTGCACTACCGGGGTTTCGCCGGTGTCGACCCGCTGTGGGAGTGGGATCCGGAACTGCTCAGGTTCCGGGCCGTGCTGGAGCGCGTGTTCCTGTCGGCGTTGCGCTCGGACACCGGTGGCGGTGATGACGTCACCGGGGCGCTGGACGCGCTGCTCGTCGAGCCGGTACCCGGTGACGGGGTCTCGCATTTCCTTCGGGACTCCGCCGGCTGGGGGCAGGTACGTGAGTACTTCGCGCACCGTTCGGTGTATCACCTGAAGGAGGCCGACCCGCACGCCTGGGTCATTCCCCGTCTGCAGGGGCAGGCCAAGGCGTCCCTGGTGGCGGTCGAGTTCGACGAGTTCGGTGGGGGGCGCGCCGAGAACGCGCACTCGCAGATGTTCGCCGACCTCCTGGCCGGGGCAGGGCTGTCCGCCGCGTATCTGCACTATGCGGATGATGTGCCGGCGCCCGCCCTCGCCATCGTGAATCTGATGTCGATGTTCGGACTGCACCGTCGACTGCGCGGCGCCCTGGTCGGTCACTTCGCGGCGGCCGAGATCAGCACGGCGCCGAGCGCGCAGCGGATCGCCCAGGCGCTGGACCGGCTGGGCGCGGACCCGGCGTGCGTCCTCTTCTTCACCGAGCACATCGAAGCCGACGCCGTGCACGAGCAGGTGTTGCGCCGCGATGTCATCGGTGACCTGCTCCGGCGGGAACCCGAACTCGCCGGTGATGTGGTGTTCGGCATCGCGGCCACCGAGCTGCTGGAGGGCAGACTGGCGGCGCACCTGCTCACCGCCTGGAGGACCGGTACGACATCTCTGCGCCGGCCGCTGCCCGAGCACTCAGTCGGGGGGTGA
- a CDS encoding CDGSH iron-sulfur domain-containing protein, with the protein MGSAAGPRDRDRRRVTVVPGGPLLVEGPVEIVTGDGRAVVSDRFVVALCVCQRTRRPPFCDTSHRRRVRRAPQDEAGGSPPD; encoded by the coding sequence ATGGGCTCGGCGGCCGGCCCGCGCGACCGGGACCGGAGGCGGGTCACCGTCGTGCCCGGCGGACCGCTGCTCGTCGAAGGGCCGGTCGAGATCGTGACCGGGGACGGCCGGGCCGTCGTCTCGGACCGGTTCGTGGTCGCGTTGTGCGTCTGTCAGCGCACCCGGCGCCCACCGTTCTGTGACACCAGCCACCGCCGACGCGTTCGTCGGGCCCCGCAGGACGAGGCCGGGGGATCACCCCCCGACTGA
- a CDS encoding HemK2/MTQ2 family protein methyltransferase → MWLLRPPGVYRPQADTWLLVQALRDAGIPRGARVLDMCTGTGALAVAAGNAGAGHITAVDISLRATLATRFNTRVRGLPVRVERRDALTFPARRQFDVILANPPYVPSPRRELPRSGPSRAWDAARDGRALLDPLCANAPGLLSNGGMLLIVHSAVCGVGTTVDLLHAGGLKAAVVARRTVPFGPVMNGRVALLQDQGLIGAGQRHEELVVIRGDRRDSGT, encoded by the coding sequence GTGTGGTTACTGAGACCCCCGGGTGTGTACCGGCCCCAAGCGGATACGTGGTTGTTGGTCCAGGCTCTGCGCGACGCCGGAATCCCTCGTGGCGCACGAGTTCTCGATATGTGCACCGGTACCGGCGCGTTGGCCGTCGCGGCGGGCAACGCGGGGGCGGGACACATCACCGCCGTGGACATCTCGCTCCGTGCCACCCTGGCGACGCGGTTCAACACCCGTGTACGCGGGCTCCCGGTCCGGGTCGAACGCCGCGACGCCCTGACATTCCCCGCCCGTCGGCAGTTCGACGTGATACTCGCCAACCCGCCGTACGTGCCGTCCCCGCGGCGGGAGCTCCCCCGGAGCGGACCGAGCAGGGCCTGGGACGCCGCACGGGACGGGCGGGCCCTGCTGGATCCCCTGTGCGCCAACGCCCCCGGGCTGCTCTCCAACGGCGGCATGCTGCTGATCGTGCACTCCGCCGTCTGCGGGGTGGGCACCACGGTGGACCTGCTGCACGCGGGCGGACTGAAGGCCGCCGTGGTGGCCCGGCGGACAGTGCCCTTCGGCCCGGTCATGAACGGCCGCGTCGCACTGCTCCAGGACCAGGGACTGATCGGGGCGGGACAACGTCACGAGGAACTGGTGGTGATCCGCGGTGACCGGCGGGACTCCGGAACGTAG
- a CDS encoding L-histidine N(alpha)-methyltransferase yields MSLSQVDIVAVDEGAAFWDDRSALLAGLRENPPRIPAHFGYDARGSDLFELITELPDYYLTRVEYGLLQRNAGEIADLIGGGPIAEMGSGSAKKTRLLLAACVERRATRYLPIDVSREMLEASGRDLTAQLPGLRVRGLWGRYEAGLAWLRDSVPEPLTVSFLGSNFGNMPLEERDKLLSEIVGTLRPGDGFLVSVDLLKPARVLESAYNDPAGRSAFTPFRLNHLDHLNRRFGGNFDARNFSTRAHFDSVTGTVDARVYANEDHSVALHELDLELNLRRGDSLNVGLSHKFRREQFVADVTARGLELRAQWTDEEWQYGIFLFTRSSGRREAADEI; encoded by the coding sequence ATGTCGCTGAGTCAGGTCGACATCGTGGCCGTTGACGAGGGTGCGGCTTTCTGGGACGACCGGTCGGCTCTCCTGGCCGGTCTGCGGGAGAATCCGCCAAGGATTCCCGCGCACTTCGGATATGACGCGCGCGGGTCGGATCTTTTCGAGTTGATCACCGAGTTACCCGACTACTACCTCACCCGCGTCGAGTACGGGCTGCTGCAACGCAATGCCGGAGAGATCGCGGACCTGATCGGGGGCGGGCCGATAGCGGAAATGGGCAGCGGGAGCGCGAAGAAGACCCGTCTGCTGCTGGCGGCCTGCGTCGAGCGCCGAGCGACCCGCTATCTGCCGATCGACGTCAGCCGCGAGATGCTTGAGGCCAGTGGCCGCGATCTCACCGCCCAACTGCCCGGCCTGCGGGTGCGGGGGCTGTGGGGCCGGTACGAGGCGGGGCTGGCCTGGCTGCGGGACAGCGTGCCCGAGCCGTTGACGGTGTCGTTCCTCGGGAGCAATTTCGGCAATATGCCGCTGGAGGAGCGCGACAAGCTGCTTTCCGAGATCGTCGGCACGCTTCGACCCGGTGACGGATTTCTGGTGTCGGTCGACCTGCTGAAGCCGGCCCGCGTACTCGAATCCGCTTACAACGATCCGGCCGGCCGCTCCGCCTTCACGCCGTTCCGGCTCAATCATCTGGATCACCTCAATCGGCGTTTCGGCGGAAACTTCGACGCGCGGAATTTCTCCACGCGAGCGCATTTCGACTCCGTCACCGGCACCGTCGATGCCCGCGTCTACGCGAACGAGGACCATTCCGTCGCGCTTCACGAGCTGGATCTTGAGCTGAATCTGCGGCGGGGCGACTCGCTCAACGTCGGCCTGTCCCACAAGTTCCGGCGCGAGCAGTTCGTGGCCGATGTCACCGCACGAGGTCTTGAACTGCGCGCACAGTGGACCGACGAGGAATGGCAGTACGGCATCTTCCTCTTCACCCGCTCATCCGGACGTCGAGAGGCGGCCGATGAGATCTGA
- a CDS encoding alpha/beta hydrolase, whose amino-acid sequence MNTLRPAVRRASAAGLALAACLTASPTAATAAAPPGTDRDRTTTAADTTGAGLGRYYRQHLDWGTCVKGPDDTMGRDLEKAGVRCADVTVPLDYADPRGRTITVAISRLKATDTRRRIGSVLLNNGGPGGSAIESPPDVRKAMKRVGPRYDIIGFDPRFVGRSTPLDCDWPVGTSISSAGLGRASFERQITLHKSLADKCRTANAPVLPHVSTRNTARDMDVIRGTLGERRISYLGYSYGTYLGTVYTQMFPGRYDRMVLDGALAPQDYSPRLLQGAEGENERALSDWAAWAAEHDDTYGLGRTRAEVLATVDRVYTASARGPLTVGTAPDVFRIDDTQVPFLLIAGVADDSEGERAAFGEQVSVLARAADGRPTRLSPQFAAMLRRALMGEDAQSGSVQSAIICGDKAAPRDPEVYWRDIERSRAAHPLFGPLANNIGPCAFWDRPREKPTRVRRDAPALIVAATGDPRTTYRSSVALHGMLPSSRLITLKGANRHAVYGLYGNACVDAEVNTYLATGKLPAHDRTCVKRPG is encoded by the coding sequence GTGAACACCCTCCGCCCGGCCGTGCGCCGCGCCTCGGCCGCGGGCCTCGCGCTCGCCGCCTGTCTCACCGCTTCCCCCACCGCGGCCACGGCCGCCGCACCCCCCGGCACGGACCGCGACCGCACCACGACGGCCGCCGACACCACCGGGGCCGGGCTCGGCCGCTACTACCGCCAGCACCTCGACTGGGGAACCTGCGTCAAGGGCCCCGACGACACGATGGGCCGGGACCTGGAGAAGGCCGGTGTACGGTGCGCGGACGTGACCGTACCGCTCGACTACGCCGACCCCCGGGGCCGTACGATCACCGTCGCGATATCCCGGCTCAAGGCCACCGACACCCGCCGCCGGATCGGCTCGGTCCTCCTCAACAACGGCGGCCCCGGCGGTTCCGCCATCGAATCACCGCCGGATGTCCGCAAGGCGATGAAACGGGTCGGACCGCGCTACGACATCATCGGCTTCGACCCGCGCTTCGTCGGCCGCAGCACCCCGCTGGACTGCGACTGGCCCGTCGGCACCTCCATCTCCTCGGCCGGTCTCGGCCGGGCGTCGTTCGAGCGACAGATCACCCTCCACAAGAGCCTGGCCGACAAGTGCCGCACCGCGAACGCGCCGGTGCTGCCCCACGTCAGCACCCGCAACACGGCCCGCGACATGGACGTCATCAGGGGCACGCTCGGCGAGCGGAGGATCTCCTACCTGGGCTACTCGTACGGTACTTACCTGGGCACCGTCTACACGCAGATGTTCCCCGGCCGCTACGACCGCATGGTCCTCGACGGTGCGCTCGCCCCGCAGGACTACAGCCCCCGGCTGCTCCAGGGCGCCGAGGGCGAGAACGAGCGGGCGCTCTCCGACTGGGCCGCCTGGGCGGCGGAGCACGATGACACCTACGGCCTCGGCCGCACCCGCGCCGAGGTGCTCGCCACCGTCGACCGGGTCTACACGGCGTCCGCACGCGGCCCGCTGACCGTCGGCACCGCCCCCGATGTCTTCCGCATCGACGACACCCAGGTGCCGTTCCTCCTGATCGCCGGGGTCGCCGACGACAGCGAAGGGGAGCGGGCCGCCTTCGGCGAGCAGGTGTCCGTGCTCGCCAGGGCCGCGGACGGCCGGCCGACCCGGCTGTCGCCGCAGTTCGCGGCGATGCTGCGGCGTGCGCTGATGGGTGAGGACGCGCAGTCGGGCAGCGTACAGTCCGCGATCATCTGCGGGGACAAGGCGGCGCCGCGCGACCCGGAGGTCTACTGGCGGGACATCGAGCGCAGCCGCGCCGCGCACCCGCTGTTCGGCCCGCTGGCCAACAACATCGGCCCGTGCGCCTTCTGGGACCGGCCGCGCGAGAAGCCCACGCGGGTGCGGCGCGACGCCCCGGCACTGATCGTGGCCGCCACCGGTGACCCGCGTACGACCTACCGGAGCAGCGTCGCGCTGCACGGCATGCTGCCGAGCTCCCGGCTGATCACGCTCAAGGGTGCCAACCGCCACGCGGTCTACGGCCTTTACGGCAACGCGTGCGTGGATGCCGAGGTCAACACGTACCTGGCCACCGGCAAGCTGCCCGCGCACGACCGGACCTGTGTCAAGCGGCCCGGCTGA
- a CDS encoding helix-turn-helix domain-containing protein, producing MPITLPRHQRGEAPSTVPLQWAEPPGGGGEVADPYLLTTSVFDGTGPKGPPTSAVHTHTDALLVWPHFGSLTLHTRTTVRRLIPGQGAWLPPGTPHAAFHEPGSVCCYTYVARAAAPPQWSSPRPMKVGRALQEMLLHLDATSMPDDLRLRTQRVIIEMLEEDTHPVIEVPVPEDWRIRVLADDVMRDPESDRSLEEWAARHALSVRTVTRAFGRDVGMPFTRWRSLVRMSVATALLAQGRPVNLVAHRCGYSTTSAFSAAFRRVTGASPTEYLREQTVPAPADR from the coding sequence ATGCCGATCACCCTTCCCCGTCACCAGCGCGGCGAGGCCCCCTCGACAGTCCCGCTCCAATGGGCCGAACCGCCGGGCGGTGGCGGCGAGGTGGCCGACCCCTATCTGCTCACCACATCGGTCTTCGACGGCACCGGGCCGAAGGGGCCGCCGACCTCCGCGGTGCACACGCACACCGACGCGCTCCTGGTCTGGCCGCACTTCGGTTCGCTGACGCTGCACACGCGCACCACGGTGCGCCGGCTCATACCCGGACAGGGGGCCTGGCTGCCGCCCGGCACCCCGCACGCCGCGTTCCACGAGCCGGGCAGCGTCTGCTGCTACACCTATGTGGCGCGGGCGGCCGCCCCGCCGCAGTGGTCGTCCCCGCGGCCGATGAAGGTGGGCCGCGCGCTCCAGGAGATGCTGCTGCATCTCGACGCGACCTCGATGCCCGACGATCTCCGGCTGCGGACGCAGCGCGTCATCATCGAGATGCTGGAGGAGGACACGCATCCGGTGATCGAGGTACCGGTACCGGAGGACTGGCGGATCCGGGTCCTTGCCGACGATGTCATGCGCGACCCGGAGAGCGACCGCTCACTGGAGGAGTGGGCGGCCCGGCACGCGCTGAGCGTGCGCACCGTCACCCGGGCCTTCGGCCGCGATGTCGGTATGCCGTTCACCCGGTGGCGTTCGCTGGTGCGGATGTCCGTCGCCACGGCGCTGCTCGCCCAGGGGCGCCCGGTCAATCTCGTCGCGCACCGCTGCGGCTACTCGACCACGAGTGCGTTCTCCGCCGCCTTCCGCCGGGTGACCGGGGCCAGTCCGACCGAGTATCTGCGCGAGCAGACCGTACCGGCACCGGCCGACCGCTGA
- a CDS encoding iron-siderophore ABC transporter substrate-binding protein, whose amino-acid sequence MSTFTPARRGPGVLARALAVAVAAVVVLTGCGGNASDSDSAKAKPGAAAAGFPVSIKHGHGTTTIKQKPKRVVAVSWMSLDVVAALGTVPVGVDKQWGGDKQGYTPWFRSTAEKLGGPLPETLNYGDAGEIDFEQILSLEPDLIVGLYSGISDVDYKRLSEIAPTLPYLKKPWDGGTWQEMTRTIGTALGETKKAESLVTDVQGQLASVASDHPEFKDTTFTYGVALTPGSTDLGLYVDYDARVRLLTEMGFKNTPSMKAIASTVKGTNWYGGISLEKLDSIEADIFVGWANGPDEVPYTLKDPLFTRWKPIAGKHYAFVQDPAMGMATSGPSVLSIPWAIERYVPMLVDAVSGKGNTGADK is encoded by the coding sequence ATGTCCACATTCACCCCGGCCCGACGCGGACCGGGCGTCCTGGCCCGCGCGCTGGCCGTGGCGGTCGCCGCCGTCGTCGTCCTGACGGGCTGCGGCGGCAACGCGTCCGATTCCGACTCGGCCAAGGCGAAGCCCGGTGCCGCCGCGGCCGGCTTCCCCGTGAGCATCAAGCACGGCCACGGGACCACGACAATCAAACAGAAGCCCAAGCGCGTCGTGGCGGTCAGCTGGATGTCCCTGGACGTGGTCGCGGCGCTGGGTACGGTCCCGGTCGGTGTGGACAAGCAGTGGGGCGGCGACAAGCAGGGGTACACGCCCTGGTTCCGCAGCACGGCCGAGAAGCTCGGCGGCCCCCTGCCCGAGACGCTGAACTACGGTGACGCGGGCGAGATCGACTTCGAGCAGATCCTCTCGCTGGAACCCGACCTCATCGTCGGGCTGTACTCCGGCATCAGCGACGTCGACTACAAGCGCCTCTCCGAGATCGCGCCCACCCTTCCCTACCTGAAGAAGCCGTGGGACGGCGGGACCTGGCAGGAGATGACCCGCACCATCGGCACGGCGCTGGGCGAGACCAAGAAGGCCGAGAGCCTGGTCACGGACGTCCAGGGCCAGTTGGCCTCCGTCGCCTCGGACCACCCCGAGTTCAAGGACACGACGTTCACCTACGGGGTCGCCCTGACGCCCGGCTCGACGGACCTCGGCCTCTACGTCGACTACGACGCCCGGGTCCGGCTGCTGACCGAGATGGGCTTCAAGAACACCCCGTCGATGAAGGCGATCGCCTCCACCGTCAAGGGCACCAACTGGTACGGCGGGATCAGCCTGGAGAAGCTCGACAGCATCGAGGCCGACATCTTCGTCGGCTGGGCCAACGGCCCCGACGAGGTCCCTTACACCCTCAAGGACCCGCTGTTCACCCGCTGGAAGCCGATCGCCGGGAAGCACTACGCGTTCGTCCAGGACCCGGCGATGGGCATGGCCACCAGCGGACCGTCGGTGCTCTCCATCCCCTGGGCGATCGAGCGCTACGTCCCGATGCTCGTCGACGCCGTCTCGGGCAAGGGCAACACCGGCGCGGACAAGTGA